The following proteins are co-located in the Proteiniborus sp. DW1 genome:
- a CDS encoding folate family ECF transporter S component, whose translation MKKINTSTIVISGFLIALNVVLSRIITIPGIINFGGFPIIFGGIVLGPIVGGIVGAVGDVVSFIVRPTGTFMPHFVLTSALTGVIPGLLVKVLKNDTANPKLWKIFISILVGQVITSVLLVPYFRQVLFGHPFIATMLNAARKQAVNVPLYSIILKILVQSLHKAGALRTSHRC comes from the coding sequence ATGAAAAAAATTAATACTAGTACTATTGTTATCTCTGGATTTCTCATTGCTCTAAATGTAGTACTATCTAGGATTATTACTATACCAGGAATTATTAACTTTGGTGGTTTTCCAATTATATTCGGCGGTATAGTACTTGGACCTATTGTTGGTGGTATAGTAGGAGCAGTAGGTGATGTAGTTAGCTTCATAGTAAGACCAACAGGTACATTTATGCCACATTTTGTTTTAACGTCTGCGCTTACTGGAGTTATACCAGGTCTACTAGTGAAGGTTTTGAAAAATGATACAGCTAATCCAAAACTTTGGAAGATATTCATATCTATCCTTGTTGGACAAGTTATAACAAGTGTTCTTTTGGTTCCATATTTTAGGCAAGTACTATTCGGACATCCTTTTATAGCTACTATGTTAAATGCAGCAAGAAAACAAGCAGTTAATGTACCTTTATATTCTATAATACTGAAAATACTAGTACAATCCTTGCATAAAGCAGGAGCTCTCAGAACATCTCATAGGTGTTGA